One window of the Shewanella litorisediminis genome contains the following:
- a CDS encoding VF530 family DNA-binding protein codes for MSQQTPPTQANNPLHGMTLKAMLEHLVEELGWTKLADQIRIRCFAVDPSLDSSLKFLRRTSWARAKVEDLYLSHMGFPVPERPVRQPKEGDSDRPSTKGSAKPKTAKPEGRNRHTGGDKPSPYGKSAKGPAVNKGKKPAFSNKASTENKHRGEARAHQAGTNADMGTQTAKRQPTLSLKRKSNDSAADSPSASPVSTNTNADIWGKK; via the coding sequence ATGTCCCAACAAACTCCACCAACACAGGCCAACAATCCACTCCATGGCATGACACTGAAAGCCATGCTCGAACACCTGGTGGAAGAGCTGGGTTGGACAAAACTCGCCGACCAAATTCGCATCCGCTGTTTTGCCGTTGATCCCAGTCTGGATTCCAGCCTGAAATTTTTGCGCCGAACCTCCTGGGCTCGGGCCAAAGTCGAAGACCTGTACTTAAGCCATATGGGTTTTCCGGTGCCAGAGCGCCCTGTGCGACAGCCCAAGGAAGGCGATTCGGACAGACCATCGACGAAAGGCTCGGCTAAGCCCAAGACAGCTAAACCTGAGGGCCGTAACAGGCACACCGGCGGTGACAAGCCTTCCCCCTATGGCAAGAGTGCCAAAGGCCCGGCTGTCAATAAAGGCAAGAAACCCGCCTTTAGCAACAAGGCCTCGACGGAAAACAAACATCGCGGGGAAGCAAGAGCCCATCAGGCAGGAACAAATGCAGACATGGGCACCCAAACGGCCAAACGTCAGCCCACGCTGAGCCTCAAGCGCAAAAGCAACGACAGTGCCGCTGATAGCCCGTCGGCAAGCCCAGTTTCTACCAACACGAACGCCGACATTTGGGGCAAAAAATAA